A single region of the Halorussus gelatinilyticus genome encodes:
- a CDS encoding nucleoside phosphorylase, with protein MTFPNLPDKHGAEPLVTPEEHADYRASQADGDVAEPPEAVVLCYSRGLMDYLMETYAGETVDHYYGQLYCFEDTDYSVGVMGNFGIGAPTAVMLLDELIADDVEAFLSVGIAGCLDESVEMGEFVVPDRAIRDEGTSHHYVESETYAYPSDELLDATTELLDERGEPFHVGPTWTTDAIYRETKREIERYAAEGVLTVEMEASAVFAVADYRGVDAGAMFVVSDYLGLSDWEPKFHLTSEDVQKLGDTAKDVLTEYVE; from the coding sequence ATGACGTTCCCCAACCTGCCGGACAAACACGGCGCGGAACCGCTCGTCACGCCCGAGGAACACGCCGACTACCGCGCCTCGCAGGCCGACGGCGACGTGGCGGAACCGCCGGAAGCGGTCGTCCTCTGCTACAGTCGCGGGCTGATGGACTACCTGATGGAGACCTACGCTGGCGAGACGGTGGACCACTACTACGGCCAACTCTACTGCTTCGAGGACACCGACTACTCCGTGGGCGTCATGGGGAACTTCGGCATCGGGGCACCGACCGCGGTGATGCTACTGGACGAGCTAATCGCGGACGACGTCGAGGCGTTCCTCTCGGTCGGCATCGCGGGGTGTCTCGACGAGTCGGTCGAGATGGGCGAGTTCGTGGTTCCCGACCGGGCCATCCGCGACGAGGGGACCTCGCACCACTACGTCGAGTCCGAGACGTACGCCTACCCGAGCGACGAGTTGCTCGACGCGACCACGGAACTGCTGGACGAGCGAGGAGAGCCCTTCCACGTGGGGCCGACGTGGACGACCGACGCCATCTACCGCGAGACGAAGCGAGAAATCGAGCGGTACGCCGCGGAGGGCGTCCTCACCGTCGAAATGGAGGCGTCGGCGGTGTTCGCGGTCGCCGACTACCGCGGCGTGGACGCCGGCGCGATGTTCGTCGTCAGCGACTACCTCGGTCTCTCGGACTGGGAGCCGAAGTTCCACCTCACGAGCGAGGACGTGCAGAAACTCGGCGATAC